One stretch of Nicotiana tabacum cultivar K326 chromosome 18, ASM71507v2, whole genome shotgun sequence DNA includes these proteins:
- the LOC107816075 gene encoding 26S proteasome non-ATPase regulatory subunit 7 homolog A, with the protein MDVIKSQQISARPIEKVIVHPLVLLSIVDHYNRVARDTRKRVVGVLLGTSFKGTVDVTNSYAVPFEEDDRDPSIWFLDHNYHESMFSMFRRINAKEHVVGWYSTGPKLRENDLNIHGLFNDYVPTPVLVIIDVQPKELGIPTKAYYAVEEVKENATQKSQKVFVHVPSEIAAHEVEEIGVEHLLRDVKDTTISTLATEVTGKLAALKGLDARLQEIRSYLDLVIDGKLPLNHEILYHLQDVFNLLPNLNVAELVKAFSVKTNDMMLVIYLSSLIRSVIALHNLINNKMLNKEHEKAEDSKPLAVPTAAGS; encoded by the exons ATGGACGTAATCAAGTCGCAGCAAATATCAGCTCGGCCGATTGAGAAAGTGATAGTACATCCGCTGGTACTTCTGAGCATCGTAGACCACTATAATAGAGTTGCGAGGGACACCAGGAAACGTGTTGTTGGGGTTTTGCTTGGGACTTCTTTCAAAGGCACCGTTGATGTTACCAATAGCTATGCAG TGCCCTTTGAAGAGGATGACAGGGACCCAAGTATCTGGTTTCTTGACCATAACTATCATGAATCAATGTTTTCCATGTTCCGTAGGATAAACG CCAAGGAGCATGTTGTCGGCTGGTATAGCACTGGTCCAAAACTTAGGGAAAATGACCTGAACATCCATGGGCTTTTTAATGA CTATGTCCCCACTCCAGTCTTGGTTATAATTGACGTCCAGCCCAAGGAGCTAGGAATACCAACTAAGGCATACTATGCAGTTGAGGAAGTTAAAGAG AATGCAACTCAAAAAAGCCAGAAGGTGTTTGTGCATGTACCTTCAGAAATTGCTGCTCATGAAGTTGAAGAAATTG GTGTTGAGCACTTGCTAAGGGATGTGAAAGATACTACAATCAGTACTCTTGCAACTGAG GTAACTGGGAAACTGGCAGCTTTGAAGGGATTGGATGCTCGACTTCAAGAGATACGAAGTTATCTAGATCTTGTCATTGATGGGAAGCTTCCTTTGAACCATGAGATTCTATACCATTTGCAG GATGTCTTCAACCTACTGCCAAATCTAAATGTTGCTGAATTAGTTAAAGCATTTTCAG TGAAGACGAATGATATGATGTTGGTCATATACCTATCTTCACTTATCCGAAGTGTAATTGCTCTCCATAACTTGATCAACAACAAG ATGCTTAACAAGGAACATGAAAAGGCTGAGGATTCAAAGCCTCTTGCAGTGCCAACTGCAGCTGGAAGCTAA
- the LOC107816076 gene encoding splicing factor 3B subunit 6-like protein, with translation MAAISLRKGNTRLPPEVNRVLYVRNLPFNITSEEMYDIFGKYGAIRQIRIGTNKDTRGTAFIVYEDIYDAKTAVDHLSGFNVANRYLIVLYYQQAKMSKKFDQKKKEEELQKLQEKYGVSTKDK, from the exons ATGGCGGCGATAAGTCTCAGAAAGGGAAATACCCGGCTACCCCCGGAGGTGAACAGGGTGCTATATGTTCGGAACCTTCCGTTCAACATAACGAGCGAGGAGATGTACGATATATTCGGCAAGTACGGTGCTATTAGGCAGATTCGCATCGGCACAAACAAGGATACCCGTGGTACTGCTTTCATCGTCTACGAGGATATTTACGATGCTAAAACCGCCGTCGACCACCTCTCCGGCTTCAATGTCGCTAATCG ATACTTGATAGTTCTGTATTACCAGCAAGCGAAGATGAGTAAGAAATTTGaccagaagaagaaggaggaagaGTTACAGAAGCTTCAGGAGAAGTACGGTGTTTCCACCAAAGATAAGTGA